The Pricia mediterranea genome includes a window with the following:
- the dnaN gene encoding DNA polymerase III subunit beta — translation MKFIVSSTYLLKKLQILGGVINTSNTLPILDNFLFDLNQDKLTVSASDLETTMSSVLKVDSDNEGTIAVPARLLLDILKTFPEQPLTFVVEDNHTVEISSNHGKYALAYADGAEFPKAVELADPSSTTLMGDILATAIDKTIFASGNDDLRPVMSGVFFQFSTENLTFVATDAHKLVKYRRDDVSASETAEFIMPKKPLNLLKGVLAGSESDVVIEYNDSNARFSYEDTELICRLIDGKYPNYEAVIPKENPNKLSLSRNQFSSSVRRVAIFSNKTTHQIRLKIAGAELNISAEDIDYSNKAEERLTCSYQGDDLQIGFNSRFLTEMLTNLDSDEVTLEMSLPNRAGILTPSDGLDEGEHVTMLVMPVMLNG, via the coding sequence ATGAAGTTCATAGTATCGAGCACATATTTGTTAAAGAAATTGCAGATTTTAGGAGGCGTTATCAACACCAGCAATACGCTGCCTATTCTCGATAATTTTCTCTTCGACCTGAACCAGGATAAACTTACCGTCTCCGCGTCGGACCTTGAAACCACCATGAGCTCCGTGCTAAAAGTGGATTCCGACAATGAGGGCACTATTGCCGTACCGGCACGCCTGCTGTTGGATATACTAAAGACCTTTCCCGAACAGCCCTTGACCTTTGTAGTGGAGGACAACCATACCGTTGAAATCAGTTCGAACCACGGTAAATACGCCTTGGCCTACGCCGATGGGGCCGAATTTCCGAAGGCGGTCGAACTGGCGGACCCGAGTTCTACGACGCTAATGGGCGATATTCTGGCGACGGCGATCGACAAGACCATATTCGCCTCCGGAAATGACGACCTACGACCTGTGATGAGCGGGGTTTTCTTTCAGTTCTCTACAGAAAATCTCACTTTTGTGGCCACGGATGCACATAAGCTGGTCAAGTACCGTCGCGATGATGTGTCCGCTTCGGAAACCGCCGAGTTCATCATGCCGAAAAAACCCCTGAACCTGTTGAAAGGGGTTTTGGCGGGAAGCGAATCCGACGTGGTTATCGAGTACAACGACAGCAATGCCAGATTTAGTTATGAAGATACCGAGTTGATCTGCCGATTGATCGACGGCAAGTATCCGAACTACGAGGCGGTAATCCCAAAAGAGAACCCGAACAAGCTTTCGCTTTCTAGAAACCAGTTTTCGAGCTCCGTTCGCCGGGTCGCCATTTTCTCCAATAAAACAACCCACCAGATCCGTCTAAAAATCGCCGGGGCCGAACTGAACATCTCCGCTGAGGATATCGACTATAGCAACAAGGCCGAAGAACGCCTGACCTGCTCTTACCAGGGCGACGATTTGCAAATCGGGTTCAACTCCCGGTTTTTGACCGAAATGTTGACCAATCTCGATTCCGACGAGGTTACCCTTGAGATGAGCCTTCCCAACCGAGCGGGCATTCTCACGCCTTCGGACGGACTCGATGAGGGCGAGCACGTCACGATGCTGGTCATGCCGGTGATGCTGAACGGTTAG
- a CDS encoding SAM hydrolase/SAM-dependent halogenase family protein, whose translation MAIITLTTDFGLKDHFVGSLKGTIYKELPDAKIVDISHYISPFNIHECAYVLENSYKNFPEGSIHIVGVDAEPTPENKHIALLIDGHYFIVANNGIIGLITSERKPEKVVEINIPNPDYGSFPVLDVFVKVACHIARGGTLEVVGKPFDALKDLREFTPIVSDNGNKIIGSVIYIDNYGNVVTNIHKKFFDAYRKGRDFELTARSTKISRIHNKYSDIINYDLDKEHRRGAGDLLALFNSAHYIELAIYKSDLNTVGGASTLLGLEFRDTVTVTFE comes from the coding sequence ATGGCGATCATAACCTTGACCACGGATTTCGGACTTAAAGACCATTTTGTAGGTTCCCTTAAAGGCACCATTTACAAAGAGCTCCCCGATGCCAAAATTGTTGATATCTCACATTATATCAGTCCCTTTAATATCCACGAGTGCGCCTACGTTCTGGAAAATTCCTATAAAAATTTTCCCGAGGGCAGTATTCATATTGTCGGGGTCGATGCGGAACCGACGCCCGAGAACAAGCATATCGCCCTGTTGATCGACGGGCATTATTTTATCGTGGCCAACAACGGTATCATCGGGTTGATCACTTCCGAAAGAAAACCGGAAAAAGTGGTGGAGATCAACATTCCGAATCCCGATTACGGCTCTTTTCCCGTGTTGGATGTCTTCGTAAAAGTCGCCTGTCATATAGCTCGCGGCGGCACCCTTGAGGTGGTCGGTAAACCTTTTGACGCATTGAAAGACCTCCGTGAATTTACGCCCATCGTTTCCGATAACGGCAATAAGATCATCGGTAGCGTTATCTACATCGACAATTATGGAAACGTGGTGACCAACATCCACAAAAAGTTCTTCGATGCCTACCGCAAGGGGAGGGATTTCGAACTTACCGCCCGGTCCACCAAAATAAGCCGTATCCACAATAAATACAGCGATATCATCAATTATGACCTCGATAAGGAGCATCGCAGGGGCGCGGGAGACCTGCTGGCACTATTCAATTCCGCCCACTACATCGAACTGGCCATTTACAAGAGTGACCTGAATACCGTGGGAGGGGCTTCTACCCTATTGGGACTGGAGTTTCGGGATACGGTTACGGTGACGTTTGAGTAG
- the gldF gene encoding gliding motility-associated ABC transporter permease subunit GldF gives MLAIFKREIRSFFTSVTGYLVVGLFLVLNGLFLWVFKGPFNIFEHGFANLGKFFLLAPWVFLFLIPAITMKSFSEEKKLGTLELLYIKPISLWETVLGKFLGTFSLGLIALAPTWVYVLAISRLGTTVGNLDMGLVIGSYFGTIFLMGCYTAIGLFASTLSENQIVAFIVGMLLCFFAYYGFEGVSTLFADGQVVVFVRNLGMNHHFERIARGVLDTRDLIYFVSLSAFFLFLTVMTLKNTPR, from the coding sequence ATGCTCGCCATCTTTAAACGCGAAATACGTTCCTTTTTTACTTCGGTGACCGGATACTTGGTCGTCGGACTTTTTTTGGTGCTCAACGGCCTCTTTCTATGGGTGTTCAAAGGTCCGTTTAATATTTTTGAACATGGATTCGCCAACCTGGGCAAATTCTTCCTACTGGCTCCTTGGGTGTTTCTGTTCCTGATTCCGGCGATTACCATGAAAAGCTTTTCGGAGGAAAAAAAATTGGGGACCCTGGAGTTGCTTTATATCAAACCGATCAGCCTTTGGGAGACCGTATTGGGTAAGTTTTTGGGGACGTTCTCATTAGGGTTGATCGCTCTGGCACCTACATGGGTCTATGTTTTGGCAATATCCCGTTTGGGCACCACCGTCGGAAATCTCGACATGGGCCTGGTGATCGGCTCGTATTTCGGCACTATATTCCTAATGGGATGCTATACCGCAATCGGCCTCTTCGCCTCTACCCTCTCCGAAAATCAGATCGTCGCGTTTATCGTCGGAATGTTACTCTGCTTTTTTGCCTACTATGGATTCGAGGGCGTCTCGACCCTCTTCGCGGACGGCCAAGTGGTCGTCTTCGTACGAAATTTGGGCATGAATCATCATTTTGAGCGTATTGCCCGGGGCGTTTTGGACACGAGGGACCTTATCTATTTTGTTAGTCTTTCGGCATTTTTTCTTTTTCTTACTGTGATGACGCTCAAAAACACTCCGCGATGA
- a CDS encoding phosphoribosylaminoimidazolesuccinocarboxamide synthase has translation MKNTITATNFSFPGQKSLYKGKVREVYALEDNILVMVATDRLSAFDVVMPKGIPYKGQILNQIATKMMAATADIVPNWLMATPDPNVAVGHACEPYKVEMVIRGYLSGHAAREYKAGKTEICGIEMPEGMQENDKFPEPIITPATKAEKGDHDEDISKENILKRKIVSAADYAVLEKYTRALFARGTEIAAERGLILVDTKYEFGKTKEGKIVLIDEIHTPDSSRYFYADGYQERQDRGEPQKQLSKEFVRQWLIQNGFQGLEGQSVPEMSDVYIESVSERYIELYENITGETFVKADISDIQERIEKNVLDYLKTADHK, from the coding sequence ATGAAAAACACCATCACAGCTACCAATTTCAGTTTTCCAGGTCAAAAAAGTCTTTATAAGGGCAAAGTCCGAGAGGTGTATGCCCTTGAAGACAACATCTTGGTCATGGTCGCCACGGACCGGCTTTCCGCTTTCGATGTAGTGATGCCGAAAGGGATTCCCTACAAGGGACAGATATTGAACCAGATCGCTACAAAAATGATGGCCGCTACGGCAGATATCGTCCCCAACTGGTTGATGGCCACGCCGGACCCCAATGTTGCCGTCGGCCACGCCTGCGAACCCTATAAGGTGGAAATGGTAATCCGAGGCTATTTATCGGGACATGCAGCTCGGGAATACAAGGCCGGGAAAACCGAGATCTGCGGAATCGAAATGCCCGAGGGCATGCAGGAAAACGATAAATTCCCCGAGCCGATTATTACCCCCGCTACCAAAGCGGAAAAGGGCGATCACGATGAGGATATTTCCAAGGAAAATATCCTAAAAAGAAAAATCGTGTCGGCAGCGGACTATGCAGTGCTGGAGAAATACACCCGCGCCCTTTTTGCCAGGGGTACCGAGATTGCCGCCGAGCGGGGACTGATCTTGGTGGATACCAAATACGAATTTGGAAAGACCAAGGAAGGGAAAATTGTCTTGATCGATGAGATTCATACGCCCGATTCGTCCCGGTATTTCTATGCCGATGGATATCAAGAGCGACAGGATAGGGGCGAGCCCCAAAAGCAGCTTTCAAAGGAATTCGTGCGCCAATGGCTGATTCAAAACGGATTCCAAGGACTGGAAGGGCAGTCCGTTCCCGAAATGTCCGATGTTTATATCGAGTCCGTTTCCGAGCGGTATATCGAACTGTACGAGAATATTACAGGGGAAACTTTCGTCAAGGCCGATATCTCGGATATTCAGGAACGTATCGAAAAAAATGTGCTTGACTACTTGAAAACCGCTGATCACAAATAA
- a CDS encoding DUF4870 domain-containing protein, with protein sequence MEIINQNRTLESNNSLLVLTHLSQLLTYVTGVGGLIVPLVIWLTTKDRIEGMDEHGKSIVNFQLSVLLLAVLSIPAILLFGLGILSLIFIGIIAFVLPVINAVRASNGEAPSYFMTIRFIS encoded by the coding sequence ATGGAAATCATCAATCAAAACAGAACGCTCGAATCGAATAATTCCCTTTTGGTATTGACCCACCTCTCCCAATTGTTGACGTATGTCACCGGCGTAGGCGGACTCATTGTGCCCTTGGTCATCTGGTTGACCACGAAAGACCGTATCGAGGGGATGGACGAGCATGGAAAATCCATCGTCAATTTTCAATTGAGCGTTCTGCTCCTAGCGGTGCTCAGTATTCCGGCAATTCTATTGTTCGGTCTGGGGATATTAAGTCTGATTTTTATAGGAATCATCGCCTTTGTACTCCCGGTAATTAATGCGGTAAGGGCGAGCAACGGGGAAGCCCCCAGTTATTTTATGACGATCCGCTTTATATCTTAA
- a CDS encoding PhoH family protein: MNELILELTEISPREFFGQGNQNIDLLKKYFPKLKIVARGNKIKAYGDEELLEEFDRRFDMLTSHFAKYNKLDENVIERVLTSTTPSDYDAPEKSGETLVHGVSGRLIKAQTANQRKLVDAARKNDMVFAIGPAGTGKTYTGVALAVKALKEKQVKRIILTRPAVEAGENLGFLPGDLKEKLDPYMQPLYDGLRDMIPAEKLAHLIETGIIQIAPLAFMRGRTLDNAFVILDEAQNTTHAQMKMFLTRMGKNAKFMITGDPGQIDLPRRVISGLKEALLILKDVPGIEIIYLDDKDVIRHKLVKKVINAYRNIEHQK; the protein is encoded by the coding sequence TTGAACGAACTCATACTAGAACTCACCGAGATCAGCCCGAGGGAATTTTTTGGCCAGGGCAATCAGAATATCGATCTGCTCAAAAAGTATTTCCCTAAATTAAAGATTGTAGCGCGGGGCAACAAGATAAAGGCCTATGGCGATGAGGAGCTTTTAGAGGAATTTGACCGCCGGTTCGATATGCTCACTTCCCATTTTGCAAAATATAACAAATTGGACGAGAACGTGATCGAACGGGTATTGACCAGTACCACGCCGTCGGATTATGACGCTCCGGAGAAAAGTGGGGAAACCTTGGTGCACGGCGTTAGCGGACGATTGATCAAGGCCCAGACCGCAAATCAGCGCAAATTGGTCGATGCGGCCCGTAAAAACGATATGGTATTCGCCATCGGTCCCGCCGGTACCGGAAAAACCTATACCGGGGTGGCCTTGGCCGTCAAGGCCCTGAAGGAGAAGCAGGTGAAACGGATTATTTTGACCCGTCCCGCAGTAGAAGCTGGCGAGAACCTGGGATTTTTGCCCGGCGATCTCAAGGAAAAGCTAGACCCGTACATGCAACCGCTCTACGACGGGCTGCGGGATATGATTCCGGCCGAAAAATTGGCCCATTTGATCGAAACCGGTATCATTCAGATCGCACCGCTGGCCTTTATGCGGGGACGAACCCTAGACAATGCCTTCGTAATTCTCGATGAGGCCCAGAATACCACCCACGCCCAGATGAAAATGTTCCTGACCAGAATGGGCAAGAACGCCAAATTTATGATTACGGGCGATCCCGGACAGATCGACCTGCCACGAAGGGTTATCTCGGGCCTGAAAGAGGCCTTATTGATTTTAAAGGACGTGCCCGGCATCGAGATCATATACCTCGATGATAAAGATGTCATTCGCCATAAATTGGTAAAAAAGGTCATTAATGCGTACAGGAATATCGAGCATCAGAAATGA
- a CDS encoding 3'-5' exonuclease codes for MIRFFRNFFAPKKRNYPDFWMDYAEQFENGQPTTLADIRFVVFDTETTGLDLEKDRILSIGALSLQNDSIDIDSSFEIFLDQEFYHAGNIAIHGILRDEIQPRISEIEALRLLLDYIGNCILVAHHASFDRAMIDRALKRHGMPRLQNRFLDTSALYKRTLISSALLQKKDQYSLDELAEKFDIPVKDRHTALGDAYITAIAFLKIMGRLKVKDGFLVKRLFK; via the coding sequence ATGATTCGATTCTTCAGGAACTTCTTTGCACCCAAAAAACGGAACTATCCCGATTTTTGGATGGACTATGCCGAGCAATTCGAAAACGGCCAGCCAACAACACTGGCGGACATCCGTTTTGTCGTTTTCGATACCGAAACCACGGGACTTGACCTTGAGAAGGACCGGATATTGTCCATCGGTGCCCTCTCCCTACAAAATGACAGCATCGATATCGACAGCAGTTTCGAGATTTTCCTGGATCAGGAGTTCTATCACGCGGGGAACATCGCCATCCACGGTATTTTGCGGGACGAGATCCAACCTCGCATCTCCGAAATAGAGGCCCTTCGACTGTTGCTTGATTATATAGGGAATTGCATTTTGGTGGCGCATCACGCCAGTTTTGACCGTGCTATGATCGATCGCGCGTTAAAACGTCATGGGATGCCTAGATTACAGAACCGGTTTTTAGATACCTCCGCCCTTTACAAGCGTACGCTCATTTCTTCCGCCCTCTTACAAAAAAAGGACCAATATTCGCTGGACGAACTCGCCGAGAAATTTGACATCCCCGTCAAGGACCGACATACCGCCCTGGGCGATGCCTATATCACGGCCATCGCCTTTTTAAAGATCATGGGGCGGTTGAAGGTTAAGGACGGTTTTTTGGTGAAAAGGCTATTCAAGTGA
- the gldG gene encoding gliding motility-associated ABC transporter substrate-binding protein GldG, whose product MKKTFVTIGMAFLLVILVNVLSGFVYTRFDLTEDHRYTLSDAAIASVSEFERPVIVDVLLAGNLSPEFVKLRTETLQILEEFASQNPNIKFTFVNPLENTADVNQTITELQGLGLTPAQVTVEDNSKVSQDIVFPWAMVNYGNNTVKVPLLKNTLGATPEERVNNSVQHLEYAFADAFSKINIKTKKQVAVLKGNGELEDIFLADFLTAIRDYYNIGAITMDSVATNPQKTLNQLKEYDLALIAKPTEAFSDAEKYVLDQFIVSGGKSLWLMDKVNMELDSLFNEQGSALALPRDLNLNDFFFKYGIRINSDLVNDMYFTQIVLATGEGNASQYDPVPWYYHPMVFSRNDHPINNNLEAIRLQFASSIDTLSNENKKTVLLQSSPLSRLEGTPQQISLGIINNPPKKENYTDGDKALAVLVEGEFNSAFENRVKPVQLQNPIEKGKFNKMLVVSDGDIIKNQVRKGRPLELGYDKWTNNYYGNKEFLINAVNYLLDEKGLINIRNKKVAVPFLDPQKIAVQKSKWQLMNIGLPLILILLFGLGFAYFRRRKYAG is encoded by the coding sequence ATGAAAAAAACCTTTGTCACCATCGGCATGGCATTCCTGCTCGTGATTCTCGTCAATGTGCTGTCCGGCTTTGTGTACACCCGGTTTGACCTGACCGAAGACCATCGGTACACGCTTTCGGATGCCGCCATTGCCAGTGTTTCGGAATTTGAAAGACCGGTCATCGTAGATGTTTTATTGGCGGGCAATTTATCCCCCGAATTTGTAAAGCTGCGCACGGAGACCCTTCAGATCCTGGAGGAGTTTGCATCCCAAAACCCAAACATAAAGTTCACATTCGTAAATCCCCTGGAAAATACCGCGGATGTCAACCAGACCATCACCGAATTACAGGGATTGGGACTTACCCCAGCCCAAGTGACCGTCGAGGACAATAGCAAGGTGTCGCAGGACATCGTTTTCCCTTGGGCCATGGTGAACTATGGCAACAACACCGTAAAAGTACCGCTGCTGAAAAATACATTGGGAGCGACCCCCGAAGAGCGGGTCAACAACTCCGTGCAGCATTTGGAATACGCCTTTGCCGATGCGTTTTCAAAGATCAATATCAAAACAAAGAAACAGGTGGCGGTTCTGAAGGGAAACGGGGAGCTAGAGGATATCTTTCTGGCGGATTTCCTGACTGCCATCCGTGATTATTACAACATCGGGGCAATTACGATGGATTCCGTCGCTACAAATCCGCAAAAAACCCTGAATCAACTAAAGGAATACGACCTGGCCCTGATCGCCAAACCCACCGAGGCCTTTTCCGATGCCGAAAAATACGTGCTCGACCAGTTTATTGTCAGCGGTGGGAAGTCCCTCTGGTTAATGGATAAGGTAAACATGGAACTCGATAGCCTGTTCAACGAACAAGGTTCGGCCCTGGCCTTGCCCCGCGACCTGAACCTGAACGACTTCTTTTTTAAGTACGGCATCCGCATCAATTCTGATTTGGTCAACGACATGTATTTCACTCAGATCGTACTGGCGACGGGGGAAGGAAATGCATCCCAATACGATCCCGTGCCCTGGTATTATCATCCTATGGTCTTCTCGCGCAACGACCATCCTATCAACAATAATCTGGAAGCCATCCGCTTACAGTTCGCCAGTTCCATTGATACCTTATCCAACGAAAACAAAAAAACGGTACTCCTGCAAAGTTCTCCCCTGTCCCGTTTAGAAGGCACCCCACAACAGATCAGTCTCGGTATCATCAACAATCCCCCGAAAAAGGAAAACTATACCGATGGCGACAAGGCCTTGGCGGTATTGGTTGAAGGGGAATTCAACTCAGCTTTTGAAAATCGGGTCAAACCGGTGCAGCTCCAAAATCCCATAGAAAAAGGAAAATTCAATAAAATGCTGGTGGTTTCCGACGGGGACATCATCAAAAATCAGGTGCGAAAGGGCCGACCCTTGGAACTGGGATACGACAAATGGACGAACAATTACTACGGGAACAAAGAATTTTTGATAAACGCCGTCAATTACCTTTTGGATGAAAAAGGACTTATAAACATTCGAAACAAGAAGGTGGCCGTGCCCTTTTTGGACCCGCAAAAGATCGCGGTACAAAAATCCAAATGGCAGCTAATGAATATCGGGCTTCCGCTGATCTTGATCCTTCTTTTCGGATTGGGATTTGCCTATTTTAGACGACGGAAATATGCGGGCTAG